Genomic segment of Drosophila takahashii strain IR98-3 E-12201 chromosome X, DtakHiC1v2, whole genome shotgun sequence:
TCTGCTTCAACCAGCCGCCGTAGGATTGGACGAGGGGAGCATCGTAGACGGCGGCGTGACCGACGCGAACCACCGAGGGCACCACTGGCACGGAGTCGACCACGGGCACATGACGGACCACGGGAACGCTGCGGACGACGGGCACGGTGCGCACCACCGGCACATGAC
This window contains:
- the LOC108068028 gene encoding zinc finger protein 512B, producing the protein MKFFIATVLIAAFVALAQSSVIYSQVSPVQVASVPVVRSVPVVRSVPVVRHVPVVRTVPVVRSVPVVRHVPVVDSVPVVPSVVRVGHAAVYDAPLVQSYGGWLKQK